A stretch of the Lactuca sativa cultivar Salinas chromosome 9, Lsat_Salinas_v11, whole genome shotgun sequence genome encodes the following:
- the LOC111881621 gene encoding NEDD8-activating enzyme E1 catalytic subunit, with translation MADAGAHQSSRSRDLDKLLLRPGHLVGPAFEPGTELRDDIQEYARILVVGAGGLGCELLKDLALSGFRNLEVIDMDRIEVSNLNRQFLFRLEDVGKPKAEVAAKRVMERVSGVNIVPHFCRIEDKLDEFYSDFMIIVLGLDSIEARSYINEVACSFLEYDSNGNPREETMKPMVDGGTEGFKGHARVILPGITPCFQCTIWLFPPQVKYPLCTLAETPRTAPHCIEYAHLIKWDEVHSGKTFDPDNPQHMQWVYSEALKRAALFSIPGVTYTLTQGVVKNIIPAIASTNAIISAACALETLKIASGCSKTLSNYLTYNGVEGLHTKVTEFVRDKECLMCGPGIFMELETSDTLKMLMDKLGDEPQLLMSGVSVKHGGKTLYMQAPPELEAMTRSNLSISLFKLMEESPKGILHVTGTAGKPGKRQSCSTKLRVAFKGVAGIKDTDMAGGA, from the exons ATGGCAGACGCCGGTGCGCATCAAAGCAGCAGATCAAGGGACCTTGACAAGCTTCTCCTTCGGCCAGGGCATCTCGTCGGCCCCGCCTTCGAACCAGGAACTGAA TTGAGGGACGATATTCAAGAGTATGCTCGAATATTGGTTGTGGGTGCTGGTGGATTGGGATGTGAACTGCTGAAAGATCTCGCTCTATCGGGGTTTCGAAACCTTGAAGTTATAGACATGGATAGAATTGAAGTATCCAACCTTAATCGGCAATTTCTTTTCAG GCTTGAGGATGTTGGGAAGCCAAAAGCAGAGGTGGCTGCTAAACGCGTGATGGAAAGAGTTAGTGGTGTAAATATTGTGCCACATTTTTGCCGGATTGAGGACAAACTGGATGAGTTTTACAGTGATTTCATGATTATTGTGCTTGGTCTTGATTCCATTGAAGCTAGAAGTTACATAAATGAAGTGGCTTGTAGCTTTCTAG AATACGACTCTAATGGCAACCCACGTGAAGAGACCATGAAGCCTATGGTAGATGGTGGAACTGAAGGTTTCAAGGGTCATGCAAGGGTTATCTTACCTGGGATAACACCATGCTTTCAATGCACTATTTGGCTTTTTCCTCCACAGGTCAAGTACCCCTTATGTACTCTGGCAGAAACCCCAAGAACCGCACCTCATTGCATTGAATATGCTCACCTAATCAAATGGGACGAg GTGCATAGTGGGAAAACCTTTGATCCTGATAATCCTCAACATATGCAGTGGGTGTATTCAGAG GCTCTTAAGAGAGCAGCACTTTTCAGCATTCCAGGAGTCACATATACTCTGACACAG GGTGTGGTGAAGAATATTATACCTGCTATAGCTTCTACAAATGCAATAATATCAGCTGCATGTGCTCTTGAAACTTTGAAGATTGCATCAGGATGCAGTAAAACATTATCAAATTATTTAAC GTATAATGGTGTTGAAGGTCTCCATACTAAAGTGACAGAGTTTGTGAGGGATAAAGAGTGTCTTATGTGTGGTCCTGGCATTTTTATGGAGCTGGAAACCTCCGACACGTTGAAAATG TTGATGGATAAACTTGGGGACGAACCACAGCTACTGATGTCGGGAGTGAGCGTGAAACACGGAGGGAAGACACTGTACATGCAAGCACCTCCAGAACTAGAAGCAATGACGCGCTCAAACCTCAGCATATCATTATTTAAGTTGATGGAGGAATCTCCAAAGGGTATCCTGCATGTCACTGGAACAGCCGGGAAGCCTGGCAAACGACAATCTTGCTCCACAAAACTGCGTGTAGCCTTTAAGGGTGTTGCTGGAATTAAGGATACTGACATGGCTGGTGGAGCATAA